The segment TCTGAGTTCTTCTGCACCCGGGTGGCGTGGATGATGAGTGCATCCGGGTGGCCGCCCTTGACGTCTGGACCGTCCTCGTTTTCCTTCTTAAACACTAGATAGTTGCTCACGTCCAGCTCCTCCATCAGATTCAGTGGTTGCTGTTGCAGCTCCATCGCCATCGTCATGCCATTCTGAAACGCGAAATAACAGATATTTAGATTAGAACTATCAATTTTAAATAcctgcaaaacacacatagacacattaaaaaaaaaaacaaataaacaaaagatGCCAAGAAAATGACACAAACCAGACATTCAGGTCGCATAGACAAGAGGAGGAATAAGGAATATTTGGTGTTCCAGAAAGAGACAAAAAGGCTACACAAAACACAGCAGCATTTGTTAGTACTAGtttcaaacaataaaatttgTAAAGATCGAGGTACATTgcccgtactcgctagtgtcattttcactagcgcatatAGCGACGACCAGCGCAAGCTATAGGTcggtataatttatgtgtcaaaattattcatacttGGTGTCTCATCAAGTTTCGACCAGGCTATCTGTAGGCCATTTGAAACGTTGATCAACGTTTATAAATTGCTACAAATTAGGCCGttgagtgttgttggtggacaaATCGTCATTCAAACAATGCGCTAGGCAACATTTCGCCTTATGTTCCAATCTCTATCCATCAGTGTGTAAAATTGTAGCCTCCTCGACCCGaaacactttttgacagataaattataccaGCCTCTAGCTTCCACCCGCCGCCACTAAATGGCATACGTGttaacaaaaattacactagagagcacgatcaatgtagcccggccttacagggttttccagggattctcatagttgtgggacacttcctagaCTCGttcctattggaagtgaacttcgtATTTTGGAAATTcaactctatggcaccctttttggacaggctcgtttgaaattcctattgcatttgtccaacaagggtgctaaagagtccaattcccattacaataagttcatttcacgtaagaaagAGTTAATAAAGtttcccacagctatgagaactcctggaaaaccctgtaatacacAATACTTCTTCTACATAATAATGCACAAAATATGAAATTAATGAAGGAAATGAAACCTCTAACCCTCTAATAGGCGTGAGCACTGTTATGCTATTAGGAAAATCCATAGCTAAAACGTTAAGCGAAATATTTTTAGACTAACAGAAACAGGGAGTGGTTAACGGGAGGTGATAGGTTAGCGACGCCATAAAACGTCCTACGTAAATGGagtggaaaaaggaaaaagtagaaagtaatagtagtagtagtagtagtagtagtagtagtagtagtaagtGCACCTTATTATTCCGTCTAAGTATGACCTCAACCTCGTCCCCGTCTTTGTTGCTTGCCCGTTCGTCACCGGCATCGCCAGCCGGCAGTGGCGATTGCGTGGTGGACGCTTCGTAGATCATCGCATCACTGGACGGCAACACGGCCTGCCcgccgctactgctgctgctagttcTATCCTTGTTATGGCTATCGTTTAAATAACTACTAGATTCAACGTTATTACTACTACTGCCGCTAGTGTTATTGCTGTGGCTGTGGTTGGTGACGCTGACTAGATGCTGGctggtgctgccgctgccgcgaCCAGCCGTACTGGCGAGATTCAGATTGGAAGCGGAGGAGGGGAaagcggaggaggaggaggcggacAGATTGTCGCCGGCAATGGGCGCTCGCGTGGTCGCATCGCACAGGTGCAGATAGTCATCGTCGGCCGCGTGCTGGCCACCGGCCGGATGCCGCCGGTTAGGGGAGTGGTAACGAATGCCGCACTGCTCGGTGgcagcgccagcagcagcagcgccaccaTCGTCACCAACGGAAGAgatagtggtagtagtagtagtagtagcagctaTGTTGGTGAGGGTAGTACTAGTAGTGGAAGTGGACGCTGCACTGCCGCTAGCAGTGGCCGGCTCCGCCTCGGGCTCGGATGCTGCCAGTGGTGGTTGCGCTACCTTCGGTGTTTTCACGTCCAGCGTTTGATTGCAGACAGCAGACGGTTTGCTGCCCGTACCGGACTGGGTCGAGGCGAGCGAGGACGTTGATGGCGAAGGTGACGTGTTGATTACGTTCGGCGCttgggcctgctgctggtgatagTGGTGCTGCgcgtggtggtgctgctgctggtcctgGAATATCTTCGGACTGGGTGGCGGGGTCGATGCGATGCTGGGCGTTTTGCTGTTGATGCGCTGGCGCTTCGGTGGCAGCGCGGGCGGCTTCACGCTCACGTTCGGCGAGCTCGGTGGCGACACCGTAGCCGGAGCAATGCGCGACGGCGAGAGGCTGAAGTGAAGAGGACATAATTTAAATGTTAGTGGACAGCGCAGATGGGAAGAGGATGCATCCGATTGGCTTTTCCCCTACTTACCTCATCGTTTGACTGTGTGAGATGCTGTGATTGCTCGTGGTGCTACTGGTCGATATCTGCTCCGAGTGCGCCAAATTGTACGTGTGCACCGAGTGGCGCATAAACTCCGACTGGTTCTGGGTGGCACTGCCGAAGATCTCCATGTAAGCCATGACTGCAAAATTGTTAAAACAAGACACGAAACACGATTAGGTCTGCAACGGTTTTGGTATGAGAAGCCGAACTGGATTGTGTGGTCACACGGAGCTACTACGACAGGCTTACCGGTAACTAATCAAACATAAGTTAAAACAAAtacgaaaaaaggaaatacCGTGTCTAGCGTAAAGCGAAGCGTCAAccaagagagacagagagaaacaggaagagagagagagagagagagagagagagagagagagagagagcaatagGAAGGATGCAAATCATTGAACGACAAACGAAAGGAGAAGGACAGAGCAGGTGACAGAAATGGTATAAaacagatgttttttttattcttttccgaaacaacaacacacatttaGGAGTACAATTACATAGTTGCAAACTTAGGAACACTGCAAGGACTATTTGTGTAAATGCCTCTGTTTGGTGTGCGGTGACCCTACCCCCATTTCCCCTCTCCGCTTGCTTAGGGTCGCTAGATTGCTGGGGGGTCAGGttaggtgtgtgcgtgtgtgacaCATTTTACTACTATTTGTAAGTACTGTAAGTGTGAGTGGTGGTATGGATGTGGCCAGTTGCAACTGTTATGTTTTTTAATTGCGACCGAAATGTGTCCAGGTGATACTGTTCAGTAATCCAATTCGAGCAAATATATGTGTCTCATCGTCCTCCACGGTTTTGTTGGTCTGAGAAGATGTAAGAAGCTTGAacagaacaaaataaaaaaatagccTTGGAAAGAGAGGCTTTTGTTATTCTGTTTCGCgtgtacacaaaaaaactgaagtTTTTGAAAACAGAGTTTTTGAACtgctttctgtgtgtgtctgtgcgtgttTGACACATGTTTTGATAataggatgtgtgtgtgtgtgtgatgtggagaaacaaaaaatattcaagACCAACTTACCTGAATATGCAACACTTTGAAACACTAAAGTGCGCGCATCACCATAAAATTAGATTAGAGAACGTGAGTTTGGTTGGCTTTCGTTTGGGCGAAGTTTGGTTAATAACAATACTAGTAgactttacacacacacacaaacgcgcgcgcgcgtgattTAAAtcacacgccacacacaccGCATACTGGATAATGGAAGGGTTATATTCCTCTAAACACTTGCattcatacacacagacacaagcgCGCATGGGAATGCTGTTCAAACAGGCCCCTGCATCAGGGGGAATTTCCCAAATACTATTCATAAAAAGGGCTTCTAAAACATTGCGGCCATGGAAGTGAAACGGTACGGGCTAAGAAAAGGTACGGCATGGGGGGGAGACATTGAACTTAATagaatggaaaggaaagtaagATTTCAGCACGCTGGGCTTGCAGGGAGGGAGGTGGCGGTAATTCGTACGCAAATTGTTACGGAAATgcagtgaaatctctctaagaTATAGTCTCGTCaagatgatttttttatattctctTAGCTACAGATAAGTGTTGGGTAAACCTGTTTCcgattcatgaatctaaatgaatctttagaatgattcaatgaatctgaatatCGTTTgcaaagatttatgaatctcaaATGAATTTCTTacgattcatgaatctataaGATTCATAAAGCCATTACAATTCATATATCTCCAAGGATTCACGATTCATAGCATAaccacgtaggttgttacgccaagaagaagaatactaAAAAGCTCaagatttatgattttttagaTACTTATGTATCCCTTGAGATTCATTCGTTAATCTTTCGAGATATAAGAATCTTTTGAGCTTCATGCATCTTTCGAGATTCTCAAGGGATTTCGAGAATCTCAAGGGATAAGTCTCTAAAAAATCGTAAAGCTTgagctttttattattcttctcgTTGGCGTAACAACCTCCGTGGTCATGCCATGAATCATGAATCGTGAATCCTTATGAATAGATTCGTGAATATTTAGAGATTCTTGAATCTTATAGATTGATGAATCTTAAGTGATTCATGCATATTTAGAGATTCTTGATTCTTTGAAGATTCAGGAATCTTCGAAGTTTCGTGAAtgtttagagattcatgaatcaagATTCGAATCATTCctcactgaagattcatatgaatgaatctcaacaaaagattcatgaaacccaacactactaCACAACAATATCGGTCAAAGGAAGCAAGTTTTTTCCAGTTGTTTCTTGGATACTCctttaattttctttaaaaagaaTCTCCCTAAACTGCAGGTCTCTTGGAGATATAccttagagagatttcactgtataATGACCAGATACCAGATTGAAGGGTCTGCATCCATAAACTACGTAACGCTTGTCAAGCGGAAGGGTTGCACTAGAGTTGAACAAGAGCGCGTGAAAAGTTCCCAATTTTGATTAAGGCGTTACATAACTTTGGCATGACCTCCGACGCGCTATGTTTGCTGCCCGCTGCCTGTGTTAGTTCTGCTTCATCGTTACGGCACGTACACGTGAAATCATTGACTTTTACATCAGgggcaaaaggggaaaaagcaAGGAGTTTCCTCTTCTGTATATATTGCCATATACGGGTACGATCGATTTGCTCTCACGCTCTAAGATAGTGGGACGCACTCGCGGGCGAAGGAAAACGATACTCACTATGCTTCTTCTTGATCGGTAGCGGCGGTGGCTCCTCCTGGAACCGGCTCATATGCCGCGGCTCGATCAGACTGATATGCTTGCTCGGTAGATTGTGGAACATCTGCTGCCGGCTGTACAGATACGACGGCGAACTCTGCATCGGGAAGTGGCCAAACGAGTCTTGCGATCTACAAAAAAAGTATTATTAATTAAAGTATTATGATtaagaattaaaaataaagcaaaagcacATTTGTTAAATGTAGCCGATCTTTGCAGTGTGATATTTACCCTCGCTCTAGGTCAACCTCGTCCACGTTGTCGTACTGCGACGGATGGCGTTCCCGCTTAATACTGTGCGAGCGCGTCTTGACTGGCAGAGCCGGTGGTCGGTCCGTTGCACCACCGGCCGACGTCCGCGGAAAGACGTCATCGTTGCCGAGCTCGTCGATGCTGGGGCCGTGCACGAGCAGCTTCgacaggctgctgctgctggacgtgGTGACGGTCGACGTCAGCGAGGTCGCGCTGGCAAGCTGTTCGCTTGCCCCCTTCGGCCCCGCGCTACTGTCGTCGCTGGCCTGCGTGATGATCGTGTCGATTTTCTGATgaaagtgctgctgctgctgctgctgatgctgctgatgatgcagCACGTGTgcctggtggtgctgctgcagatgttgttgctgcacgGCACCTTTCCCAGAGGCGACCACCAGTGCCGCCATGCCGTCCACGATGGATTCAGACTTGTGCACgtacgacgaggaggaggacgacgaaCTGGCACTTTtctggtgatgatggtgcgtGGTAACGGTCGCAGCCGTGCTCTGGTACTGCATatgcatctgctgctgctgctgctgttgctgatgttgaTCGCGGCTGACACGCAGCGAGTACATCGACTCGAACCCAGACTCGTTCGAGTTGCGATTCagactgttgttgctgtgctgcGGCAATCCGCCCGCTAGGTCGCCCGCCTCTTCCCAGTGCTGCGTGCCGCATCCGGCCGCACCGGCACCGAGTATCACCAGCCCGCCGAGGCTGGCGGCCGTAGCGCTCGCGTGCGACGAGCAGCTCGTGAGCGCCCGCAGCTCATCCTCCTCGCGCGAGTGATTCAGCGCCGAGTCGAGCGAACCGGCGCTGGCACTCAGCAGGCTGCAGTTGTCCTCGGGCGACCGCGACCGCAGCGACATCCGGTCCAGCCCGATGCTGCCACCGGCGCCCGTTGCCCCGCCGGCACTACTGCCCGGTCCGCCCCCGAGCTGGAAGATGGTCGAATCGGTTGACGCGCAATCGGACGACGCCGTGGTGGTGTCGTGGAAGGAGTGATTCTTGGCATGTTGGCTCTTGCGCTTGGGCGGCaacggtggcggcggttccTGCGACCGGTCCGGCAGCGGCGGCttgggcggcggcggcgggctCGAATCGCGCAGGATGCTTTCCGTGCTGTGCGACGCCCGCACCGTCTTGAGCGACGTCTGCTCGAGGATGTCACGCTCGCGCGGCGTCAGCGGAATGTCCGGCAGCGAGGTGCGCTGGCTGACCACGTCAACCGTCGGGCGCTGCAGCGTGTTCGAGCTCGGACCACCGGTACTGTGGCCCGCCGCGGTACCGCTCACCCCTGTGCCCGGTCCGCCGCCCCCGCCCGTCCCGATTGCCTTCCGATCGGAGAGCTTCTCGTTCGCCAGGTTCACCAGATTGTTGACCGCGTTCTCGACCAGCTCGACCACCTCCTTCACGTTTTCCTTGCTGAGCGACGGGCAGTCGTCGCCCTCCTTCGTTAGCAGCACCTCGTCGCACAGCTTCAGCAGGTTGCCGAGCGAGACGTGCACGTGGTTCGTCGCGTTGATGAATGCCGAACTGTGCTCGTTCAGTGTGTACGATTGCAGTGCTAAAAAAGAAGGTAGCGGGAGGATTGGTGTTAGTTTGTGTCAACGTTTGTTACAGCGGTTGCCCGTGCTTACCCGTGTGCACGTTGGCGATCGATTCCAGCACGACCGTACCGTTGCCCGGCAGCATCTCCAGCTTGTTCTTCAGTATGACGTCCTTGAAGTGGGTCAGCGCATTCTTCACCTGCCGCACGTGATAGTTGAGATCCTGCACCGGCTTGGCCGGTTCGTCGGTGGTGCTCTTGCGGCTGCCATAGCTGGCCGCATTTGCGCCACTACCACCAGCGCCGCCCCGTGGACTGTTGGGTGAGTGAGATCTGCGAAATTTGCCCGATTTGCGCGAGGCGATCGAAAATAGCATATTAGAAACCGTTTTCCGGCTGGACAGAGCTATGTGTCACGAGAAGCGCGCGGAGAGTGGGAAGGAAATTGAGCAAATGGGTTGCGTCTTCCAGGTGTTTCTATCGTGTCTGGTTCGCGGGCACACTATAACACTACACCTGACGCGGCGGTGGTCACGGTCAAAGCACTAATGCGACACTAATGAACCTTTGTAGCGCGAGGGCGCCTGCAGCGGGCTTGAGGTGGGTGTCGTCTTCGCGCAGTACGTGTTCTCGCGTACCCCTTGTTGTTGAGACGACGAAAACATAcacgacaaacacacacacatacacacacacatgtcagACACGCCTCGGTCGCCGTGTCACACTCGCAAGGCGCGTTCGTCGTTCGGACTCTATCTTTCGTCGCTTATCGCAGATAAGCAAACAATTCACTGATAATTCTCGCCCCGCTCATATCTTCGCAAAAATactgcatgtgtgtgcatgtgggtgtgtgagtgtggtgtGTTTAAGAGTGCCGAATGGGGAAAATGAATACTGGACAACAGTCCGACAGCTTATTCAGAAGCGACTTTGGCTGCTGTGTCGGACACACGAAACACGCTGGACACTTAGGTCGCGCCTAATCCTCTTGGGGAACACGGGATGGCTTGTTCGGGTGTTGGATAGTTCCAACAAGCAAACGCTAATATTTGCGATGGAAAAGGTACATTGCGTTCCGTGAGTGATAAGAAAATCCTTTCGCAGATTTATATGGTCTGTATGTTCAAGAAAGTATAGAGACTGGGAGGGCTGGCCTCGCGAAGAGTTGTACAATATTGCAAAAGCAGGGCCTTCTCTCTTGATGCGTCTTTGAAACTGCAACAAagatgctgttgttgatgtggACGGCTTAAACGCCGGTTTCCTGGATGTTCGACACGGCGTGTATCCTAAAGTCTTGAATAactaaaacaacagcaaaaaatccTACCTAGTCATCGTGCTGGTCGGCGTGCGGATCTGCGATATCTTCTCCAGAAAGTCGTCCTTAAACGAGCGCGCCCGGCGAGCCAGCTTGTTGCCCCGGATGCTGCCCTTGTGACCGGACGAGCCCGGTGCACCGGGCGTAACGCTGGCGCTGCTATTGCCGCCTGCCGCCTGATCGTGGCCACCAGCCGTTGGTGTGCTGGTGACGGAGCTTCcgccgttgctgttgctgctgttgctgttcgaGCTGCGCCCACTCGAGACGGGCGTGGACGTGAGCCCgatgctgctactgccggTGCTGGTTGCCGGCGTGCAGCTGCCACCGT is part of the Anopheles gambiae chromosome X, idAnoGambNW_F1_1, whole genome shotgun sequence genome and harbors:
- the LOC1270418 gene encoding guanine nucleotide-releasing factor 2 isoform X3, whose protein sequence is MTRSHSPNSPRGGAGGSGANAASYGSRKSTTDEPAKPVQDLNYHVRQVKNALTHFKDVILKNKLEMLPGNGTVVLESIANVHTALQSYTLNEHSSAFINATNHVHVSLGNLLKLCDEVLLTKEGDDCPSLSKENVKEVVELVENAVNNLVNLANEKLSDRKAIGTGGGGGPGTGVSGTAAGHSTGGPSSNTLQRPTVDVVSQRTSLPDIPLTPRERDILEQTSLKTVRASHSTESILRDSSPPPPPKPPLPDRSQEPPPPLPPKRKSQHAKNHSFHDTTTASSDCASTDSTIFQLGGGPGSSAGGATGAGGSIGLDRMSLRSRSPEDNCSLLSASAGSLDSALNHSREEDELRALTSCSSHASATAASLGGLVILGAGAAGCGTQHWEEAGDLAGGLPQHSNNSLNRNSNESGFESMYSLRVSRDQHQQQQQQQQMHMQYQSTAATVTTHHHHQKSASSSSSSSSYVHKSESIVDGMAALVVASGKGAVQQQHLQQHHQAHVLHHQQHQQQQQQHFHQKIDTIITQASDDSSAGPKGASEQLASATSLTSTVTTSSSSSLSKLLVHGPSIDELGNDDVFPRTSAGGATDRPPALPVKTRSHSIKRERHPSQYDNVDEVDLERGSQDSFGHFPMQSSPSYLYSRQQMFHNLPSKHISLIEPRHMSRFQEEPPPLPIKKKHIMAYMEIFGSATQNQSEFMRHSVHTYNLAHSEQISTSSTTSNHSISHSQTMSLSPSRIAPATVSPPSSPNVSVKPPALPPKRQRINSKTPSIASTPPPSPKIFQDQQQHHHAQHHYHQQQAQAPNVINTSPSPSTSSLASTQSGTGSKPSAVCNQTLDVKTPKVAQPPLAASEPEAEPATASGSAASTSTTSTTLTNIAATTTTTTTISSVGDDGGAAAAGAATEQCGIRYHSPNRRHPAGGQHAADDDYLHLCDATTRAPIAGDNLSASSSSAFPSSASNLNLASTAGRGSGSTSQHLVSVTNHSHSNNTSGSSSNNVESSSYLNDSHNKDRTSSSSSGGQAVLPSSDAMIYEASTTQSPLPAGDAGDERASNKDGDEVEVILRRNNKNGMTMAMELQQQPLNLMEELDVSNYLVFKKENEDGPDVKGGHPDALIIHATRVQKNSDDDCLEDAYGEAFITTFRTFISPLDLIQKLSHRYTVYHCQMNDAKQKAAKESFSLLVRVVNDLTTPDLSERLLVILMNFDYQLVSAGHLTMAKLLRVKLIEKALIYKQKASLTVPTLSSRALVAQPPTLLDLKSAEIAEQMTLLDAELFQKIEIPEVLIWAQEQCEERSPNLTRFTEHFNKMSYWARTQILSQNDAKDREKHVIKFIKIMKHLRKINNYNSYLALLSALDSAPIRRLEWHKTITEGLKEYCALIDSSSSFRAYRQALAETNPPCIPYIGLVLQDLTFVHIGNPDLLPDGSTNFSKRWQQYHIVVNMKRFKKGSYPFKKNERIIGFFDNFEYYLDEDAMWQISETIKPRGSRKANVN
- the LOC1270418 gene encoding guanine nucleotide-releasing factor 2 isoform X2, which gives rise to MNSLLIFPPNGLSVKVLYGELGRAVSVFIFAAATDRLCTALFGPLAVCSGAVCAAPHTPTPKRRRTLTNSSSVRRSVQVINPNTLERFIREQGGRTRSRRACVCVFPFQSQKQKKSPTHARTHAHIQRRTDTQAFRGARVPRARQTTPRTVWPGPSTGYDNGGSCTPATSTGSSSIGLTSTPVSSGRSSNSNSSNSNGGSSVTSTPTAGGHDQAAGGNSSASVTPGAPGSSGHKGSIRGNKLARRARSFKDDFLEKISQIRTPTSTMTRSHSPNSPRGGAGGSGANAASYGSRKSTTDEPAKPVQDLNYHVRQVKNALTHFKDVILKNKLEMLPGNGTVVLESIANVHTALQSYTLNEHSSAFINATNHVHVSLGNLLKLCDEVLLTKEGDDCPSLSKENVKEVVELVENAVNNLVNLANEKLSDRKAIGTGGGGGPGTGVSGTAAGHSTGGPSSNTLQRPTVDVVSQRTSLPDIPLTPRERDILEQTSLKTVRASHSTESILRDSSPPPPPKPPLPDRSQEPPPPLPPKRKSQHAKNHSFHDTTTASSDCASTDSTIFQLGGGPGSSAGGATGAGGSIGLDRMSLRSRSPEDNCSLLSASAGSLDSALNHSREEDELRALTSCSSHASATAASLGGLVILGAGAAGCGTQHWEEAGDLAGGLPQHSNNSLNRNSNESGFESMYSLRVSRDQHQQQQQQQQMHMQYQSTAATVTTHHHHQKSASSSSSSSSYVHKSESIVDGMAALVVASGKGAVQQQHLQQHHQAHVLHHQQHQQQQQQHFHQKIDTIITQASDDSSAGPKGASEQLASATSLTSTVTTSSSSSLSKLLVHGPSIDELGNDDVFPRTSAGGATDRPPALPVKTRSHSIKRERHPSQYDNVDEVDLERGSQDSFGHFPMQSSPSYLYSRQQMFHNLPSKHISLIEPRHMSRFQEEPPPLPIKKKHMFQSVAYSVMAYMEIFGSATQNQSEFMRHSVHTYNLAHSEQISTSSTTSNHSISHSQTMSLSPSRIAPATVSPPSSPNVSVKPPALPPKRQRINSKTPSIASTPPPSPKIFQDQQQHHHAQHHYHQQQAQAPNVINTSPSPSTSSLASTQSGTGSKPSAVCNQTLDVKTPKVAQPPLAASEPEAEPATASGSAASTSTTSTTLTNIAATTTTTTTISSVGDDGGAAAAGAATEQCGIRYHSPNRRHPAGGQHAADDDYLHLCDATTRAPIAGDNLSASSSSAFPSSASNLNLASTAGRGSGSTSQHLVSVTNHSHSNNTSGSSSNNVESSSYLNDSHNKDRTSSSSSGGQAVLPSSDAMIYEASTTQSPLPAGDAGDERASNKDGDEVEVILRRNNKNGMTMAMELQQQPLNLMEELDVSNYLVFKKENEDGPDVKGGHPDALIIHATRVQKNSDAYGEAFITTFRTFISPLDLIQKLSHRYTVYHCQMNDAKQKAAKESFSLLVRVVNDLTTPDLSERLLVILMNFDYQLVSAGHLTMAKLLRVKLIEKALIYKQKASLTVPTLSSRALVAQPPTLLDLKSAEIAEQMTLLDAELFQKIEIPEVLIWAQEQCEERSPNLTRFTEHFNKMSYWARTQILSQNDAKDREKHVIKFIKIMKHLRKINNYNSYLALLSALDSAPIRRLEWHKTITEGLKEYCALIDSSSSFRAYRQALAETNPPCIPYIGLVLQDLTFVHIGNPDLLPDGSTNFSKRWQQYHIVVNMKRFKKGSYPFKKNERIIGFFDNFEYYLDEDAMWQISETIKPRGSRKANVN
- the LOC1270418 gene encoding guanine nucleotide-releasing factor 2 isoform X7, producing the protein MATPKDERATNPATMPVNGYDNGGSCTPATSTGSSSIGLTSTPVSSGRSSNSNSSNSNGGSSVTSTPTAGGHDQAAGGNSSASVTPGAPGSSGHKGSIRGNKLARRARSFKDDFLEKISQIRTPTSTMTRSHSPNSPRGGAGGSGANAASYGSRKSTTDEPAKPVQDLNYHVRQVKNALTHFKDVILKNKLEMLPGNGTVVLESIANVHTALQSYTLNEHSSAFINATNHVHVSLGNLLKLCDEVLLTKEGDDCPSLSKENVKEVVELVENAVNNLVNLANEKLSDRKAIGTGGGGGPGTGVSGTAAGHSTGGPSSNTLQRPTVDVVSQRTSLPDIPLTPRERDILEQTSLKTVRASHSTESILRDSSPPPPPKPPLPDRSQEPPPPLPPKRKSQHAKNHSFHDTTTASSDCASTDSTIFQLGGGPGSSAGGATGAGGSIGLDRMSLRSRSPEDNCSLLSASAGSLDSALNHSREEDELRALTSCSSHASATAASLGGLVILGAGAAGCGTQHWEEAGDLAGGLPQHSNNSLNRNSNESGFESMYSLRVSRDQHQQQQQQQQMHMQYQSTAATVTTHHHHQKSASSSSSSSSYVHKSESIVDGMAALVVASGKGAVQQQHLQQHHQAHVLHHQQHQQQQQQHFHQKIDTIITQASDDSSAGPKGASEQLASATSLTSTVTTSSSSSLSKLLVHGPSIDELGNDDVFPRTSAGGATDRPPALPVKTRSHSIKRERHPSQYDNVDEVDLERGSQDSFGHFPMQSSPSYLYSRQQMFHNLPSKHISLIEPRHMSRFQEEPPPLPIKKKHMFQSVAYSVMAYMEIFGSATQNQSEFMRHSVHTYNLAHSEQISTSSTTSNHSISHSQTMSLSPSRIAPATVSPPSSPNVSVKPPALPPKRQRINSKTPSIASTPPPSPKIFQDQQQHHHAQHHYHQQQAQAPNVINTSPSPSTSSLASTQSGTGSKPSAVCNQTLDVKTPKVAQPPLAASEPEAEPATASGSAASTSTTSTTLTNIAATTTTTTTISSVGDDGGAAAAGAATEQCGIRYHSPNRRHPAGGQHAADDDYLHLCDATTRAPIAGDNLSASSSSAFPSSASNLNLASTAGRGSGSTSQHLVSVTNHSHSNNTSGSSSNNVESSSYLNDSHNKDRTSSSSSGGQAVLPSSDAMIYEASTTQSPLPAGDAGDERASNKDGDEVEVILRRNNKNGMTMAMELQQQPLNLMEELDVSNYLVFKKENEDGPDVKGGHPDALIIHATRVQKNSDDDCLEDAYGEAFITTFRTFISPLDLIQKLSHRYTVYHCQMNDAKQKAAKESFSLLVRVVNDLTTPDLSERLLVILMNFDYQLVSAGHLTMAKLLRVKLIEKALIYKQKASLTVPTLSSRALVAQPPTLLDLKSAEIAEQMTLLDAELFQKIEIPEVLIWAQEQCEERSPNLTRFTEHFNKMSYWARTQILSQNDAKDREKHVIKFIKIMKHLRKINNYNSYLALLSALDSAPIRRLEWHKTITEGLKEYCALIDSSSSFRAYRQALAETNPPCIPYIGLVLQDLTFVHIGNPDLLPDGSTNFSKRWQQYHIVVNMKRFKKGSYPFKKNERIIGFFDNFEYYLDEDAMWQISETIKPRGSRKANVN
- the LOC1270418 gene encoding guanine nucleotide-releasing factor 2 isoform X1, encoding MNSLLIFPPNGLSVKVLYGELGRAVSVFIFAAATDRLCTALFGPLAVCSGAVCAAPHTPTPKRRRTLTNSSSVRRSVQVINPNTLERFIREQGGRTRSRRACVCVFPFQSQKQKKSPTHARTHAHIQRRTDTQAFRGARVPRARQTTPRTVWPGPSTGYDNGGSCTPATSTGSSSIGLTSTPVSSGRSSNSNSSNSNGGSSVTSTPTAGGHDQAAGGNSSASVTPGAPGSSGHKGSIRGNKLARRARSFKDDFLEKISQIRTPTSTMTRSHSPNSPRGGAGGSGANAASYGSRKSTTDEPAKPVQDLNYHVRQVKNALTHFKDVILKNKLEMLPGNGTVVLESIANVHTALQSYTLNEHSSAFINATNHVHVSLGNLLKLCDEVLLTKEGDDCPSLSKENVKEVVELVENAVNNLVNLANEKLSDRKAIGTGGGGGPGTGVSGTAAGHSTGGPSSNTLQRPTVDVVSQRTSLPDIPLTPRERDILEQTSLKTVRASHSTESILRDSSPPPPPKPPLPDRSQEPPPPLPPKRKSQHAKNHSFHDTTTASSDCASTDSTIFQLGGGPGSSAGGATGAGGSIGLDRMSLRSRSPEDNCSLLSASAGSLDSALNHSREEDELRALTSCSSHASATAASLGGLVILGAGAAGCGTQHWEEAGDLAGGLPQHSNNSLNRNSNESGFESMYSLRVSRDQHQQQQQQQQMHMQYQSTAATVTTHHHHQKSASSSSSSSSYVHKSESIVDGMAALVVASGKGAVQQQHLQQHHQAHVLHHQQHQQQQQQHFHQKIDTIITQASDDSSAGPKGASEQLASATSLTSTVTTSSSSSLSKLLVHGPSIDELGNDDVFPRTSAGGATDRPPALPVKTRSHSIKRERHPSQYDNVDEVDLERGSQDSFGHFPMQSSPSYLYSRQQMFHNLPSKHISLIEPRHMSRFQEEPPPLPIKKKHMFQSVAYSVMAYMEIFGSATQNQSEFMRHSVHTYNLAHSEQISTSSTTSNHSISHSQTMSLSPSRIAPATVSPPSSPNVSVKPPALPPKRQRINSKTPSIASTPPPSPKIFQDQQQHHHAQHHYHQQQAQAPNVINTSPSPSTSSLASTQSGTGSKPSAVCNQTLDVKTPKVAQPPLAASEPEAEPATASGSAASTSTTSTTLTNIAATTTTTTTISSVGDDGGAAAAGAATEQCGIRYHSPNRRHPAGGQHAADDDYLHLCDATTRAPIAGDNLSASSSSAFPSSASNLNLASTAGRGSGSTSQHLVSVTNHSHSNNTSGSSSNNVESSSYLNDSHNKDRTSSSSSGGQAVLPSSDAMIYEASTTQSPLPAGDAGDERASNKDGDEVEVILRRNNKNGMTMAMELQQQPLNLMEELDVSNYLVFKKENEDGPDVKGGHPDALIIHATRVQKNSDDDCLEDAYGEAFITTFRTFISPLDLIQKLSHRYTVYHCQMNDAKQKAAKESFSLLVRVVNDLTTPDLSERLLVILMNFDYQLVSAGHLTMAKLLRVKLIEKALIYKQKASLTVPTLSSRALVAQPPTLLDLKSAEIAEQMTLLDAELFQKIEIPEVLIWAQEQCEERSPNLTRFTEHFNKMSYWARTQILSQNDAKDREKHVIKFIKIMKHLRKINNYNSYLALLSALDSAPIRRLEWHKTITEGLKEYCALIDSSSSFRAYRQALAETNPPCIPYIGLVLQDLTFVHIGNPDLLPDGSTNFSKRWQQYHIVVNMKRFKKGSYPFKKNERIIGFFDNFEYYLDEDAMWQISETIKPRGSRKANVN